One Spiribacter halobius DNA segment encodes these proteins:
- the argE gene encoding acetylornithine deacetylase, producing MPGARVPDVTGMIAELVALPSVSSVEPSFDQGNRAVVERLAEWLEALGFACDLRPLPGRPEKANLIATLGKGDGGLVLSGHTDTVPYDDGLWSSDPFRLAERDGRLYGLGTCDMKAFLALAIEAARDLRAGDLRQPLILLATADEESGMDGVKALVEAGHRLGRHAVIGEPTNLAPIRLHKGVMMESVRLVGRSGHSSNPALGVSALDAMAKVLPELIRWRGELAERYRDARFEVPYPTLNLGCIHGGDNPNRICPSSELHLDLRPLPGMSNEELRAELGDRLRHLLEDFPGRLELRSLFPGQPALETDAGAEIVRAAGALTGAEPGSVAFGTEGPWLQQLGMDVVVLGPGDIAQAHQPDEFLALDRLQPTVDLLRGFIRRFCLEPAGAA from the coding sequence ATGCCGGGCGCACGGGTGCCGGACGTCACCGGGATGATCGCCGAGCTCGTGGCGCTGCCGTCGGTCAGCAGCGTCGAGCCGTCCTTCGACCAGGGCAACCGGGCCGTGGTGGAGCGGCTGGCGGAGTGGCTGGAGGCGCTGGGCTTTGCCTGCGACCTGCGGCCGCTGCCCGGCCGCCCGGAGAAGGCCAACCTCATCGCCACCCTGGGCAAGGGCGACGGCGGCCTGGTGCTCTCCGGCCATACCGACACCGTGCCCTACGACGACGGCCTCTGGAGCTCCGACCCGTTCCGCCTCGCCGAGCGGGACGGGCGCCTGTACGGCCTCGGCACCTGCGACATGAAGGCGTTCCTCGCGCTTGCCATCGAGGCGGCCCGCGACCTGCGCGCCGGAGACCTGAGGCAGCCGCTGATCCTGCTCGCCACGGCGGACGAGGAGTCGGGCATGGACGGCGTCAAGGCGCTGGTGGAGGCGGGGCACCGCCTCGGGCGCCATGCCGTGATCGGGGAGCCGACCAACCTCGCGCCGATTCGCCTGCACAAGGGCGTTATGATGGAGTCCGTGCGCCTGGTCGGGCGCTCCGGCCACTCCAGCAACCCGGCCCTTGGCGTCAGCGCCCTGGATGCAATGGCCAAGGTGCTGCCGGAGCTCATCCGCTGGCGCGGCGAGCTCGCCGAGCGCTATCGCGATGCCCGCTTCGAGGTGCCGTATCCAACGCTCAACCTCGGCTGCATCCACGGCGGCGACAACCCCAACCGCATCTGCCCCTCCAGCGAGCTGCATCTCGATCTGCGGCCGCTGCCGGGGATGAGCAACGAGGAGCTGCGCGCCGAGCTCGGCGATCGCCTGCGGCATCTGCTGGAGGATTTCCCCGGCCGTCTCGAGCTGCGCTCGCTGTTCCCGGGCCAGCCGGCCCTGGAGACCGACGCCGGCGCCGAGATCGTGCGTGCCGCCGGGGCGCTCACCGGCGCCGAGCCGGGGTCGGTGGCCTTTGGCACCGAGGGGCCCTGGCTGCAGCAGCTCGGTATGGATGTGGTGGTGCTCGGGCCGGGGGACATCGCCCAGGCGCATCAGCCGGACGAGTTCCTGGCCCTGGATCGCCTGCAGCCGACGGTGGACCTGCTGCGCGGCTTTATCCGCCGCTTCTGTCTGGAACCGGCCGGAGCGGCGTGA
- a CDS encoding TIGR04211 family SH3 domain-containing protein, with protein sequence MQGFFKALLFAVLFGVVGAAGAQSTAYVTDELRLNLRSGPGNEYRILQLLPSGTPVQVLERGNEWTRVRSGGNEGWMRTSYLQSQPAAAVRLEEATEELARLREQNAGLQEALEATRVELESTVAEVQSLRDENEAMSRRLEQASEGLELADENQALKKQVIDLEREVQDLTNETRRLSDRSRQDWFVVGAGVMAFGMLVGIIVTRIRWRRRSSWGDL encoded by the coding sequence GTGCAGGGTTTCTTCAAGGCGCTGCTGTTCGCCGTTCTGTTCGGCGTGGTCGGCGCGGCCGGTGCCCAGTCCACCGCCTACGTCACCGACGAGCTGCGGCTGAACCTGCGCAGCGGGCCGGGCAACGAGTACCGCATCCTGCAGCTGCTGCCCTCGGGCACGCCGGTTCAGGTCCTGGAGCGCGGCAACGAGTGGACCCGGGTTCGGTCCGGTGGCAACGAGGGCTGGATGCGCACCAGCTATCTGCAGTCCCAGCCGGCCGCTGCCGTGCGCCTGGAAGAGGCCACGGAAGAGCTCGCCCGGCTCCGGGAGCAGAACGCCGGGCTGCAGGAGGCGCTGGAGGCGACCCGCGTGGAGCTCGAGTCCACGGTGGCGGAAGTCCAGTCCCTGCGCGACGAGAACGAGGCGATGTCGCGCCGGCTGGAGCAGGCCAGCGAGGGGCTGGAGCTCGCCGACGAGAACCAGGCGCTGAAGAAGCAGGTGATCGACCTCGAGCGCGAAGTCCAGGACCTCACCAACGAGACGCGGCGGCTTTCCGATCGCAGCCGACAGGACTGGTTCGTGGTCGGTGCCGGGGTCATGGCCTTCGGCATGCTGGTGGGCATCATCGTCACCCGAATCCGCTGGCGCCGGCGGAGCAGCTGGGGAGACCTCTGA
- a CDS encoding class I SAM-dependent rRNA methyltransferase — protein sequence MTLQLPDLTLRRGEDRRLRAGHPWVFSNEVDNDRTPLKAFAPGEPVCLRAADGRPVGTAYVNPHSLICARLMSRDPDRAPDGSLLVHRLNLALSLRERLFDAPYYRLVHGEGDGLPGLVVDRFGDTLVAQINTAGMERLREALVEALHRVLRPRHILLRCDSAMRELEGLERYIEWAGDAGPDTLDVAENGARFTVPASAGQKTGWYYDHTANRARMMPLVAGRRVLDLYGYVGAWGIEAALAGAAGVLTVDASRDAAEWAGRNAGWNGVDDRVSVACGDVLEVLAALREDRERFDVVIADPPAFIKRRKDHRQGLRAYRRLNQAAMQVLAHDGVLISASCSAHLERDELRSTLLAAGRHLDRSLQIVDFGRQGPDHPVHPALPETDYIKVITARVLPADSQI from the coding sequence ATGACGCTCCAGCTCCCCGACCTGACGCTCCGCCGTGGCGAGGATCGCCGCCTCCGCGCCGGCCACCCCTGGGTGTTCAGCAACGAGGTGGACAACGACCGCACGCCGCTCAAGGCGTTCGCGCCGGGCGAGCCGGTGTGCCTGCGCGCGGCCGACGGCCGCCCCGTCGGCACCGCCTACGTCAACCCGCATTCGCTGATCTGCGCCCGGCTGATGAGCCGGGATCCGGACCGCGCGCCGGACGGCTCGCTCCTGGTACACCGCCTGAACCTGGCGCTGTCGCTGCGTGAACGGCTGTTCGACGCGCCCTACTACCGGCTGGTGCACGGCGAGGGGGACGGCCTGCCCGGCCTGGTGGTGGACCGCTTCGGCGACACCCTGGTGGCGCAGATCAACACCGCCGGCATGGAGCGCCTGCGTGAGGCACTGGTGGAGGCGCTGCACCGGGTGCTCCGGCCGCGCCACATCCTGCTGCGCTGCGACAGCGCCATGCGCGAGCTGGAGGGGCTGGAGCGCTACATCGAGTGGGCGGGGGACGCCGGCCCGGACACCCTGGACGTGGCGGAGAACGGGGCACGCTTCACGGTGCCGGCGAGCGCCGGCCAGAAGACCGGCTGGTACTACGACCACACGGCCAACCGGGCGCGCATGATGCCGCTGGTGGCGGGCCGGCGGGTGCTCGATCTCTACGGCTACGTCGGGGCCTGGGGCATCGAGGCCGCCCTCGCCGGCGCCGCCGGGGTGCTCACGGTGGACGCCTCGCGGGATGCCGCGGAATGGGCGGGGCGCAACGCCGGCTGGAACGGTGTCGACGACCGCGTGAGCGTCGCCTGCGGCGACGTGCTGGAGGTGCTGGCGGCCCTGCGGGAGGACCGTGAGCGCTTCGACGTGGTCATCGCCGATCCGCCGGCCTTCATCAAGCGCCGCAAGGACCACCGCCAGGGACTGCGCGCCTACCGGCGGCTGAACCAGGCGGCAATGCAGGTGCTCGCCCACGACGGCGTGCTTATCTCCGCCTCCTGCTCGGCGCATCTCGAACGCGACGAGCTGCGCAGCACCCTGCTCGCCGCCGGCCGCCATCTCGACCGTAGCCTGCAGATCGTCGACTTCGGCCGCCAGGGGCCGGACCACCCCGTGCACCCGGCGCTGCCGGAGACGGACTACATCAAGGTGATCACCGCCCGCGTGCTGCCCGCGGACAGCCAGATCTGA
- the lgt gene encoding prolipoprotein diacylglyceryl transferase, which translates to MALRYPDIDPVAISLGPVDIHWYGLMYAVGFALAWWLGRLRARRPDTAVAPGQLDDLVVYAAIGVIVGGRIGYALFYGTERLLADPLSLLRIWEGGMAFHGGLLGVILMLWVFARRSGQPFLAVGDFVAPLVPLGLGAGRLGNFINGELWGAPTSVPWGMIYPPLGPEPRHPSQLYEMALEGVVLFAVVWLFSRRPRPMGSVGGLFIAGYGCARFLVEFVRLPDAHIGYLAWGWLTMGQVLSLPMVVGGAALMLWAYRQPRAKVGAQR; encoded by the coding sequence ATGGCCCTGCGCTACCCGGACATCGATCCCGTCGCCATCTCCCTCGGCCCCGTGGACATCCACTGGTACGGCCTGATGTACGCCGTCGGCTTCGCCCTTGCCTGGTGGCTCGGGCGGCTGCGGGCGCGCCGGCCGGACACCGCCGTCGCCCCCGGGCAGCTGGACGACCTCGTGGTCTACGCCGCCATCGGCGTCATCGTCGGTGGCCGCATCGGCTACGCGCTCTTCTACGGCACGGAGCGGCTGCTGGCCGACCCGCTGTCGCTGCTGCGCATCTGGGAGGGCGGCATGGCCTTCCACGGCGGGCTGCTCGGCGTCATCCTGATGCTCTGGGTGTTCGCCCGGCGCAGCGGCCAGCCGTTCCTCGCCGTCGGGGACTTCGTGGCGCCGCTGGTGCCCCTCGGCCTCGGCGCCGGGCGGCTCGGCAACTTTATCAACGGCGAGCTCTGGGGAGCGCCCACGTCGGTGCCCTGGGGCATGATCTACCCGCCCCTCGGCCCCGAGCCACGGCACCCTTCACAGCTCTACGAGATGGCGCTGGAAGGTGTGGTGCTGTTCGCCGTCGTGTGGCTGTTCAGCCGCCGGCCGCGGCCGATGGGCAGCGTCGGCGGGCTGTTCATCGCCGGCTACGGCTGCGCCCGCTTCCTGGTGGAGTTCGTGCGCCTGCCCGACGCACACATCGGCTATCTGGCGTGGGGCTGGCTCACCATGGGGCAGGTGCTGTCGTTGCCGATGGTTGTGGGAGGCGCGGCGTTGATGCTCTGGGCCTACCGGCAGCCGCGCGCGAAGGTGGGCGCACAGCGCTAA
- a CDS encoding thymidylate synthase — protein MQQYLDLLRHVRDHGVRKDDRTGTGTLSVFGWQMRFDLRQGFPVVTTKKLHLRSIIHELLWFLSGSGNIAYLKENKVRIWDEWADANGDLGPIYGVQWRSWPAPDGRRIDQISQVVEQIRRNPDSRRHIVTAWNPGQIEDMGLPPCHVLFQFYVAEGRLSCQLYQRSADLFLGVPFNIASYALLTHMVAQVTNLEPGEFIHTLGDAHLYLNHLEQADTQLQREPLPLPTLRLNPDVRDLFAFRYEDIHLEGYQAHPHIKAPVAV, from the coding sequence ATGCAGCAGTATCTGGACCTCCTCCGTCACGTCAGGGATCACGGCGTTCGCAAGGATGACCGCACCGGCACCGGCACGCTCTCGGTGTTCGGCTGGCAGATGCGCTTCGATCTGCGGCAGGGCTTTCCGGTGGTCACCACCAAGAAGCTGCACCTGCGCTCGATCATCCACGAGCTGCTGTGGTTCCTCTCCGGCTCGGGGAACATCGCCTACCTCAAGGAGAACAAGGTCCGGATCTGGGACGAGTGGGCGGACGCGAACGGCGACCTCGGGCCGATCTACGGCGTGCAATGGCGCTCCTGGCCGGCGCCGGACGGGCGGCGCATCGACCAGATCAGCCAGGTGGTGGAGCAGATCCGCCGCAACCCGGACTCGCGCCGGCACATCGTCACGGCCTGGAATCCGGGCCAGATCGAGGACATGGGCCTGCCGCCCTGCCACGTGCTTTTCCAGTTCTACGTCGCCGAGGGCCGGCTGTCCTGCCAGCTCTACCAGCGCAGCGCCGATCTCTTCCTCGGCGTGCCGTTCAACATCGCCTCCTACGCCCTGCTCACCCACATGGTGGCGCAGGTGACGAACCTGGAGCCCGGCGAGTTCATCCACACCCTGGGCGACGCCCACCTCTACCTGAACCACCTGGAACAGGCCGACACGCAGCTACAGCGCGAGCCCCTACCCCTGCCGACGCTGCGCCTCAACCCGGACGTCCGCGACCTCTTCGCCTTCCGCTACGAGGACATCCACCTGGAGGGCTACCAGGCCCACCCGCACATCAAGGCGCCTGTGGCGGTGTAA
- a CDS encoding GxxExxY protein — MKHNDTTDTTKHDAGRENDVARGVLDAAFEVHRALGSGLLESSYEIALCHELRLRGLAFRRQVPVTVAYKGVRLDAAYRMDLVAECCVIVEVKAVERLERIHEVQLLTYLRHTQLWLGLLINFHAPLLRDGVRRVVHGSPSL; from the coding sequence ATGAAACACAACGACACCACGGACACCACGAAGCACGACGCCGGAAGAGAGAATGATGTGGCGAGGGGTGTCCTCGATGCGGCATTTGAGGTTCACCGGGCGCTCGGATCAGGATTGCTGGAATCAAGCTACGAGATCGCGCTATGTCACGAGCTGCGCCTGCGAGGGCTGGCTTTCCGTCGTCAGGTTCCCGTGACCGTAGCCTACAAAGGCGTTCGGCTGGATGCCGCGTATCGAATGGACCTGGTCGCCGAGTGCTGCGTCATCGTCGAGGTAAAGGCCGTTGAACGGCTCGAGCGCATCCACGAGGTCCAGCTACTGACCTACCTGCGCCACACTCAGCTCTGGCTCGGACTACTGATCAACTTTCATGCGCCACTGCTGAGGGACGGCGTACGCCGAGTTGTGCACGGCTCTCCCTCGTTGTGA
- a CDS encoding dihydrofolate reductase — MNITLVAAMAENRVIGRDNDLPWRLPADMRHFVALTRGRPIVMGRRNFESIGRPLPKRHNIILTRDPGYSAPGCTVVHDVDAALAAAGDAPEVMVIGGEAVYQAFLPIAHRIELTLVRAEIDGDVHFPPFEGPDWVLAAESHHPADADNPYPMDFLRYERAA, encoded by the coding sequence TTGAATATCACCCTCGTGGCAGCGATGGCCGAGAATCGAGTCATTGGGCGGGATAACGATCTGCCGTGGCGGTTGCCGGCGGATATGCGGCATTTCGTGGCGCTGACCCGGGGCAGGCCGATCGTGATGGGGCGGCGGAACTTCGAGTCCATCGGCCGGCCCCTGCCGAAGCGGCACAACATCATCCTGACGCGCGACCCCGGTTACTCAGCGCCCGGCTGCACCGTAGTCCATGACGTCGACGCGGCACTGGCAGCCGCCGGTGACGCTCCCGAGGTCATGGTCATCGGCGGCGAGGCGGTCTACCAGGCCTTTCTGCCCATCGCCCATCGCATCGAGCTCACGCTGGTGCGCGCCGAGATCGACGGGGACGTGCACTTCCCGCCCTTCGAGGGGCCCGACTGGGTCCTGGCGGCCGAATCCCACCACCCGGCGGACGCCGACAACCCCTACCCGATGGATTTCCTCCGCTACGAGCGCGCCGCCTGA